In a genomic window of Carassius gibelio isolate Cgi1373 ecotype wild population from Czech Republic chromosome A3, carGib1.2-hapl.c, whole genome shotgun sequence:
- the LOC127945868 gene encoding SUMO-conjugating enzyme UBC9-like, producing MSGIALSRLSQERKAWRKDHPFGFVAVPTKNPDGTMNLMNWECAIPGKKGTLWEGGLYKLRMLFKDDYPSSPPKCKFEPPIFHPNVYPSGTVCLSILEEEKDWRPAITIKQILLGIQELLNEPNIQDPAQAEAYTIYCQNRMDYEKRVRAQAKRFAPT from the exons ATGTCCGGAATTGCTTTGAGTCGACTGTCACAGGAGCGCAAAGCCTGGAGGAAAGATCATCCTTTT GGCTTTGTGGCTGTACCCACCAAAAACCCAGATGGCACTATGAATCTCATGAACTGGGAGTGTGCAATACCTGGAAAAAAGGGG ACTCTTTGGGAGGGAGGCTTGTACAAACTGAGAATGCTCTTCAAGGACGATTACCCATCTTCACCACCCAAAT GCAAGTTTGAGCCTCCAATCTTCCATCCAAATGTCTATCCTTCAGGTACAGTGTGTCTGTCCATACTGGAGGAAGAGAAGGACTGGAGACCAGCCATCACCATCAAACAA ATTTTGTTGGGCATCCAGGAGCTCCTTAATGAGCCCAACATTCAGGACCCAGCGCAGGCGGAGGCCTATACGATATACTG TCAAAACAGGATGGACTATGAAAAGCGTGTGAGGGCACAAGCTAAGAGATTCGCTCCTACATAG
- the mpst gene encoding 3-mercaptopyruvate sulfurtransferase translates to MAAQARALVAARWLADAVKNNRVGPNLRILDASWYLPKMKRNPRAEFEKTHIPGASFFDIDECCDKSSEFDHMLPTGGEFAHYVGNLGIGNNTHVVVYDASDFGSFSAPRVWWMFRVFGHTSVSVLDGGLKNWLTGGHPVTEQYSKPACAEFRASFNKSWVKTYEDILNNIKTKEFQVVDARANGRFRGVEPEPRENTEPGHIPGSINMPFPSFLDSTSGLELPVEELKKLFQQAGVDTQKPFWVTCGSGVTACHIALAAHLCGHPGVSLYDGAWAEWFTRAAPEHVISEGKGKQP, encoded by the exons ATGGCTGCTCAAGCTCGAGCTCTCGTAGCGGCGCGATGGCTCGCGGACGCTGTCAAAAACAACCGAGTAGGACCAAATCTGCGGATATTAGATGCATCTTGGTATCTACCAAAAATGAAACGCAATCCCAGGGCCGAGTTTGAAAAAACGCACATTCCCGGAGCCTCGTTTTTCGACATCGACGAGTGTTGTGACAAAAGCTCCGAGTTTGATCACATGCTGCCTACGGGGGGCGAGTTCGCACACTACGTGGGTAATCTGGGAATAGGGAACAACACTCATGTCGTCGTTTACGATGCCAGCGACTTCGGCTCGTTCTCTGCTCCACGGGTGTGGTGGATGTTTAGGGTGTTCGGGCACACTTCGGTGTCGGTTCTGGACGGCGGGCTCAAGAACTGGTTAACGGGAGGTCACCCTGTTACCGAACAATATAGTAAACCAGCATGCGCTGAGTTCAGGGCGTCCTTTAACAAGTCTTGGGTCAAAACTTATGAAGACATTTTGAACAATATTAAAACCAAAGAATTCCAAGTGGTCGACGCCAGAGCCAATGGAAGATTTCGTGGGGTTGAACCAGAGCCAAGGGAGA ACACCGAGCCTGGTCATATTCCTGGATCGATCAACATGCCTTTCCCCAGCTTCCTGGACTCGACTTCAGGTCTAGAGCTTCCTGTGGAGGAACTCAAGAAGCTCTTCCAGCAGGCCGGAGTTGACACGCAGAAGCCCTTCTGGGTCACCTGTGGCTCAGGTGTGACGGCCTGTCACATCGCCCTCGCTGCTCACCTGTGCGGTCACCCGGGGGTCTCTCTGTATGATGGTGCGTGGGCCGAGTGGTTCACCAGAGCTGCACCTGAACACGTGATCTCTGAGGGAAAAGGAAAACAGCCATGA